Proteins co-encoded in one Zygotorulaspora mrakii chromosome 5, complete sequence genomic window:
- the SEN34 gene encoding tRNA splicing endonuclease subunit SEN34 (similar to Saccharomyces cerevisiae SEN34 (YAR008W); ancestral locus Anc_4.116) has protein sequence MSDIIVNVTLSNLDGNWCVSDGYIFSLEDIKRLRQLGICGVLTGTLGTLAQQNVFLSVPLRLLGEEVLWIITNGHGRLNVTQSSTVPLSLRSTSVREQVRDDNATLIQRSFALQRDTKLKEHLSKTQKYGQTGAVPGDPALFQETPNDSLVLKHTRRDPAAAAALLLASSLLRDQYCHQLDLFSYLKRQNFVVSPGARFGGKYIIYPGDPLRYHSHLIVADTQDYHRDPLDFSAISAGARLATAVKKTWVLNAQIPETREITCFSVEWAGFG, from the coding sequence ATGTCTGATATAATCGTGAACGTTACGCTCAGCAACCTAGACGGCAACTGGTGTGTCTCTGACGGCTACATCTTCTCGCTGGAAGACATCAAGCGACTGAGACAGCTCGGCATATGCGGTGTACTGACAGGTACGCTCGGCACCCTGGCACAGCAGAACGTGTTTCTGTCAGTACCGCTGAGACTTCTGGGCGAAGAGGTGCTGTGGATCATCACGAACGGGCACGGCAGACTCAATGTCACCCAGAGCTCGACCGTCCCGCTGTCGCTGCGCTCCACCAGCGTCCGCGAACAAGTCCGTGACGACAATGCGACCCTGATCCAGCGTTCGTTCGCCCTGCAGAGAGACACCAAGTTGAAGGAGCACCTCTCCAAGACCCAGAAATACGGCCAAACCGGCGCAGTGCCGGGGGACCCGGCACTGTTCCAGGAAACCCCGAACGACTCGCTCGTCCTCAAACACACCCGCCGCGACCCCGCCGCCGCCGCCGCCCTGCTGCTCGCATCCTCGCTGCTCCGCGACCAGTACTGCCACCAACTGGATCTCTTCTCCTACCTCAAACGCCAGAACTTTGTCGTCTCGCCCGGCGCGAGGTTCGGCGGCAAATACATCATATACCCAGGCGACCCACTGCGCTACCACTCGCACCTGATCGTCGCCGACACCCAGGACTACCACCGCGACCCGCTCGACTTCAGCGCCATCAGCGCCGGCGCCCGACTGGCCACCGCCGTCAAGAAGACCTGGGTCCTCAACGCTCAGATACCGGAAACCAGAGAAATAACATGTTTTTCTGTAGAATGGGCAGGTTTTGGCTGA
- the PMA1 gene encoding H(+)-exporting P2-type ATPase PMA1 (similar to Saccharomyces cerevisiae PMA1 (YGL008C); ancestral locus Anc_4.115), translated as MSDTEHEPTTEKPPQPVADDSSESDDDDIDALIDELQSHHGLDDDDSDSEDDGPAAAGEARVVPEELLQTDPSYGLSSDDVVKRRKKYGLNQMAEENENLVVKFLGFFIGPIQFVMEAAAILAAGLEDWVDFGVICGLLMLNAGVGFIQEYQAGSIVDELKKTLSNSAVVIRDGELIEIPANEIVPGEILQLEDGVVIPADGRLVTEDCFIQIDQSAITGESLAVDKHYGDQAFSSSTVKRGEGFMIVTATGDNTFVGRAAALVNKAAGGQGHFTEVLNGIGIILLVLVIITLLLIWTACFYRTVRIVPILRYSLGITIVGVPVGLPAVVTTTMAVGAAYLAKKDAIVQKLSAIESLAGVEILCSDKTGTLTKNKLSLHEPYTVEGVSADDLMLTACLAASRKKKGLDAIDKAFLKSLIEYPKAKNALTKYKVLEFHPFDPVSKKVTAVVQSPEGERIVCVKGAPLFVLKTVEEDHPIPEDVHENYENKVAELASRGFRALGVARKRGEGHWEILGVMPCMDPPRDDTAETVAEARRLGLRVKMLTGDAVGIAKETCRQLGLGTNIYNAERLGLGGGGDMPGSELADFVENADGFAEVFPQHKYRVVEILQNRGYLVAMTGDGVNDAPSLKKADTGIAVEGATDAARSASDIVFLAPGLSAIIDALKCSRQIFHRMYSYVVYRIALSLHLEIFLGLWIAILNHSLNIDLIVFIAIFADVATLAIAYDNAPFSQKPVKWNLPRLWGMSIFLGIILAVGTWIALTTMFLPKGGIIQNFGSIDGILFLEISLTENWLIFITRAVGPFWSSVPSWQLAGAVFGVDIIATMFTLFGWWSQNWTDIVSVVRVYIWSVGVFCVMGGAYYLMSESETFDKLMNGKPLKEEKSTRSVEDFLAAMQRVSTQHEKEH; from the coding sequence ATGTCTGACACAGAACATGAACCAACAACTGAGAAGCCTCCTCAACCGGTCGCTGACGATTCCTCGGAGTCGGATGACGACGATATCGACGCTTTGATCGACGAATTGCAGTCGCATCACGGTCTGGATGACGACGACAGTGACTCGGAGGACGACGGGCCAGCCGCTGCAGGTGAGGCCAGAGTCGTGCCAGAGGAGCTGTTGCAAACGGACCCATCGTACGGTTTGAGCTCGGATGACGTTGtcaagagaagaaagaagtacGGTTTGAATCAAATGGCTGAAGAAAACGAGAACTTGGTGGTCAAGTTTTTGGGTTTCTTCATCGGTCCTATCCAGTTCGTTATGGAGGCGGCAGCTATTTTGGCCGCTGGTTTGGAAGATTGGGTCGATTTTGGTGTTATCTGTGGTCTGTTGATGCTTAACGCGGGTGTTGGTTTCATCCAGGAATACCAGGCCGGTTCGATTGTCGATGAGTTGAAGAAGACTTTGTCCAACTCCGCCGTTGTCATTAGAGACGGAGAGTTGATCGAGATCCCTGCTAATGAAATTGTCCCTGGTGAGATCTTGCAGTTGGAAGACGGTGTTGTTATTCCAGCTGACGGTCGTTTGGTTACTGAAGATTGTTTCATCCAGATCGATCAATCTGCTATCACCGGTGAGTCTCTTGCTGTCGACAAACATTATGGTGACCAGGCGTTCTCTTCGTCCACTGTTAAGAGAGGTGAGGGTTTCATGATTGTTACTGCCACTGGTGACAACACTTTTGTCGGTAGAGCTGCTGCTTTGGTCAACAAGGCTGCTGGTGGTCAAGGTCATTTCACTGAAGTGTTGAACGGTATCGGTATCATTCTGTTGGTTTTGGTCATTATCACCTTGTTGTTGATCTGGACTGCTTGTTTCTACAGAACCGTCCGTATCGTTCCAATTCTAAGATACTCTTTGGGTATCACCATTGTCGGTGTTCCAGTCGGTTTGCCAGCTGTCGTTACCACTACCATGGCTGTTGGTGCTGCTTACTTGGCCAAGAAGGATGCCATTGTTCAAAAGTTGTCTGCTATTGAGTCCCTGGCCGGTGTCGAAATTTTGTGTTCCGACAAAACTGGTACTTTGACCAAGAACAAATTGTCGTTGCACGAACCATACACCGTTGAAGGTGTTTCTGCTGACGATTTGATGTTGACTGCTTGTTTGGCTGCTtccagaaagaagaagggTTTGGACGCTATCGATAAGGCTTTCTTGAAGTCCTTGATTGAATATCCAAAGGCTAAGAATGCTTTGACCAAATACAAGGTTCTAGAATTCCATCCATTTGACCCTGTCTCCAAGAAGGTTACCGCTGTTGTCCAATCTCCAGAAGGTGAAAGAATTGTTTGTGTTAAGGGTGCTCCattatttgttttgaaaactgttgaagaagatcaTCCAATTCCAGAAGATGTTCATGAAAACTACGAAAATAAAGTTGCTGAATTAGCTTCAAGAGGTTTCAGAGCTTTGGGTGTTGCAAGAAAGAGAGGTGAAGGTCACTGGGAAATCTTAGGTGTTATGCCATGTATGGATCCTCCAAGAGATGACACTGCTGAAACTGTTGCCGAGGCAAGACGTTTAGGTTTGAGAGTTAAGATGTTAACTGGTGATGCCGTCGGTATCGCTAAGGAAACTTGTAGACAATTAGGTTTGGGTACCAACATTTACAATGCTGAAAGATTAGGTCTTGGTGGCGGTGGTGACATGCCAGGTTCTGAATTAGCTGactttgttgaaaatgcCGATGGTTTTGCTGAAGTTTTCCCACAACATAAGTATAGAGTCGTTGAAATCTTGCAAAACAGAGGTTATTTGGTTGCCATGACTGGTGATGGTGTTAACGATGCtccttctttgaagaaagctGATACCGGTATTGCTGTCGAGGGTGCCACTGATGCTGCTAGATCTGCTTCTGATATTGTCTTCTTGGCTCCTGGTTTATCCGCTATTATCGATGCTTTGAAATGTTCTAGACAAATTTTCCACAGAATGTATTCTTACGTCGTTTATCGTATCGCTTTATCATTACATTTGGAAATCTTTTTGGGTCTATGGATTGCTATTTTGAATCACTCTTTGAACATTGAtttgattgttttcattGCTATCTTTGCTGATGTTGCTACTTTGGCTATTGCTTATGACAATGCTccattttctcaaaagcCTGTTAAATGGAACTTACCAAGATTATGGGGTATGTCTATTTTCTTGGGTATTATCTTAGCTGTTGGAACTTGGATTGCTTTGACCACTATGTTCTTACCAAAGGGTGgtatcattcaaaatttcgGTTCTATTGATGGTATTTTGTTCTTGGAAATTTCTTTGACTGAAAACTGGTTGATTTTCATTACAAGAGCTGTTGGTCCTTTCTGGTCCTCTGTTCCATCTTGGCAATTAGCCGGTGCTGTGTTCGGTGTTGATATCATTGCAACTATGTTCACTTTATTCGGCTGGTGGTCTCAAAACTGGACTGACATTGTTTCTGTCGTCCGTGTTTACATCTGGTCTGTTGGTGTCTTCTGTGTTATGGGTGGTGCATACTATTTGATGTCTGAATCTGAAACTTTCGACAAATTGATGAATGGTAAACcattgaaggaagaaaaatctaCCAGATCTGTTGAAGATTTCTTAGCTGCTATGCAAAGAGTATCTACTCAACATGAAAAGGAACATTAA
- the PUF4 gene encoding Puf4p (similar to Saccharomyces cerevisiae PUF4 (YGL014W); ancestral locus Anc_4.114), translating to MSVDPNTKEEYSGVDPLVSETLDSALEQLHLDDLGEDTASTIPQELKVPNVDDAYSYNTGIVPSHMFPHPQMIGMGFIPFQQMIHVPQQNGFFPPPEFGNTGPPMGTNAPDAIIFNNSTDGSVFSSGNPVTQPETTNFRAALINDKTAPAPTGSNDPLWYASNPRVQTMVDPVAASSAIEDSAFLDDRFPPRAPGGAIRRQTFHAISTNDLINTAAASAVAEPDSTTLRIPESTRASPSIRSEKFPSSIPTNSTAQTAAVRTQSTSLEGSDGQQLFGKKEDSIDGSRSTEIGKGKEPTYAAAYPYGGPLLHPNPVLAGHSPPVSQPAYGIPSPFHGAYGFASHFQFSPVIGNPNSQVPVSNSPNAHSLTQIPVLADAAMTPTVNSHPNAKNVSSPPEDQSNIYSPHQAIHQQGGKPPPWLYGSHPFGMAHPHSIPQGHPHMMHPSSVHALNNHTNQMNGRGGSHNGGNRGGRTGYSGNSKNKHNKNSHFYHNGSFSGEKHRKNEDASRYADANLQDFVGSIYSLCKDQHGCRFLQKQLDLLGSEAADLIFTETRDYTVELMTDSFGNYLVQKLLERVNLEQRITLTRIAAPHFLYIATNPHGTRALQKLVESIETSEEAKIIIDSLKDSIVQLSKDLNGNHIVQKCLQKLKPENLQFIFDAVCNNCINVATHRHGCCVLQRCLDHGSYEQRQALCMELLAHVNVLTLDPFGNYVVQYIITKESEDKTYKFTDRIVDILTPKLCQLSLHKFGSNVIEKILRTPEVSDSVISSFLKNNGETEVQALLNDCYGNYVLQTMLDMSRDNSRVNYERLLEVVRPLIVGPVRNTPHGRRIVSILQLDQSATNV from the coding sequence ATGTCTGTTGATCCGAATACAAAGGAGGAATACTCAGGTGTGGATCCACTTGTCTCAGAGACACTCGATTCCGCACTGGAGCAATTACATTTGGATGATTTAGGAGAAGATACTGCATCAACTATTCCACAGGAGTTAAAAGTCCCAAATGTCGATGATGCCTATTCGTATAACACTGGTATTGTTCCATCTCATATGTTCCCACATCCTCAAATGATTGGAATGGGGTTCATCCCATTCCAGCAGATGATTCATGTCCCTCAGCAAAATGGATTTTTCCCACCTCCTGAATTCGGTAATACAGGTCCTCCTATGGGCACCAATGCTCCGGATGCAATCATATTCAATAATTCTACTGACGGTTCTGTATTCAGTTCTGGAAACCCTGTCACACAACCTGAAACGACTAATTTCAGGGCAGCTTTAATAAACGATAAAACGGCACCAGCGCCAACCGGCTCTAATGACCCGTTGTGGTATGCCTCTAATCCACGAGTACAAACAATGGTCGATCCTGTAGCTGCTTCCTCTGCGATTGAAGATTCAGCTTTTCTGGATGACAGGTTCCCTCCAAGAGCTCCTGGCGGTGCGATTAGAAGGCAAACGTTCCATGccatttcaacaaatgatCTGATTAATACAGCTGCGGCCTCAGCAGTCGCTGAACCAGACTCAACAACTCTAAGGATACCTGAATCTACCAGAGCATCCCCCTCAATTCGATCAGAGAAGTTTCCTTCTTCAATACCAACAAACTCAACAGCACAAACTGCAGCAGTCAGGACACAATCCACGTCTTTAGAAGGATCCGACGGTCAGCAGTTATTTGGCAAAAAAGAGGATAGTATTGACGGTTCTAGGTCAACAGAGATTGGAAAAGGAAAGGAACCCACTTATGCTGCAGCCTATCCATATGGCGGTCCCTTATTGCACCCTAATCCTGTTCTAGCAGGGCATAGTCCACCAGTCTCTCAACCTGCGTATGGGATTCCGTCACCGTTTCATGGAGCTTATGGTTTTGCTTCGCATTTCCAGTTTTCACCTGTGATTGGGAATCCAAATTCTCAGGTACCTGTGTCTAATTCTCCCAACGCCCATAGTTTAACTCAGATCCCGGTTTTGGCAGATGCTGCCATGACCCCGACAGTGAACTCTCATCCAAACGCTAAAAATGTATCCTCGCCGCCAGAAGATCAATCAAACATTTATTCACCGCATCAAGCTATCCATCAACAGGGTGGAAAACCACCACCATGGTTGTATGGAAGCCATCCATTCGGTATGGCACATCCCCATTCGATTCCTCAAGGTCATCCACATATGATGCATCCTAGCAGCGTACATGCTCTCAATAATCATACTAACCAGATGAATGGTCGTGGAGGCTCACATAATGGAGGAAACAGAGGTGGAAGAACTGGTTATAGTGGAAACTCAAAGAATAAGCATAACAAAAACTCTCACTTCTACCATAATGGCAGTTTTTCCGGCGAGAAACACAGGAAAAATGAGGACGCTTCACGCTACGCAGATGCAAATTTACAGGATTTCGTTGGTAGTATCTACTCATTGTGCAAAGACCAACACGGTTGCCGCTTCTTGCAGAAACAACTCGATCTACTTGGCTCGGAGGCCGCTGATCTAATTTTCACTGAGACAAGAGATTATACTGTTGAATTGATGACCGATTCTTTTGGAAATTATCTTGTTCAAAAGTTATTAGAAAGAGTGAATCTTGAACAAAGGATAACACTGACCAGAATTGCCGCTCCACATTTCCTATATATCGCTACTAATCCACATGGAACAAGAGCTCTGCAAAAACTGGTTGAAAGTATTGAGACCTCAGAAGAAGCCAAAATAATTATAGACTCGCTAAAGGACTCGATTGTTCAATTAAGTAAAGATCTGAATGGAAATCacattgttcaaaaatgctTACAAAAGCTAAAACCGGAAAACTTGCAGTTCATATTTGATGCCGTATGCAACAATTGCATCAATGTCGCTACACATAGGCACGGCTGCTGCGTTTTGCAACGCTGTTTAGATCACGGTTCATATGAACAACGACAAGCTTTATGCATGGAGCTCCTGGCTCATGTCAACGTGCTCACTTTGGATCCCTTCGGAAACTATGTTGTCCAATACATCATTACGAAGGAGTCTGAAGATAAGACTTACAAATTTACTGATCGAATAGTTGATATATTAACCCCAAAATTATGCCAACTGTCTTTACATAAATTTGGTTCAAATgttattgaaaagatattaCGGACACCAGAGGTTTCCGATTCTGTCATTTCAAGTTTCTTAAAGAATAATGGTGAAACTGAAGTACAGGCCTTGTTGAATGACTGCTATGGTAATTACGTTCTACAAACCATGCTTGATATGTCTAGAGATAATAGTAGGGTGAATTATGAAAGATTGCTTGAAGTTGTACGACCACTAATTGTGGGGCCAGTAAGAAATACGCCTCACGGTAGAAGAATAGTCAGCATACTGCAATTAGATCAATCTGCTACTAATGTGTAA